From one Anopheles bellator chromosome 1, idAnoBellAS_SP24_06.2, whole genome shotgun sequence genomic stretch:
- the LOC131214951 gene encoding F-box/LRR-repeat protein 2-like isoform X1, whose amino-acid sequence MQMSIESWFNLHYYGFGQEGASSSEEDEQEEDEEDDGSKGAPIEEIDDREFPFHDDVFYINVKAPRVRTGFDNLPMEILIHLFRFLNTVDRNSAALACKRWFEAMGYREFLGEMCYHFEEVSICDGAPPIALFLQSFRHFCNIKLTNVRFNGYCEFWDLFGEYIREITFASCATITKSKLSMILKRLPFLESLALEECDELFKSWTPVDRKRVEPVCRCLQKLALRRSSSFTVDHLDYLIAMAPNLASLEISKCLKQVDAPTRVKILTCILAIMERRKKKLRSVDFSYTMYDDLFLKQFAEIENMSLSQISLSFFERAPIKEPGIIDILRCHTNIVHLDLSSFLNLTDFALIEITGSLYRLRTLKLNGCWLLTDFGVESIYKLDCLRVLDLSDCDKISDRGFMKAIVDRRRDCMTELYLSMLPGLTDSVMLKISLTLLNLAVIDFCGSDCMNDTSVQFLFCYLKFLRVLRLNGCVKISDAGLTGENLPVAVIEIWDVQTTFEIAELRSLQELQLSGCFKVTDLALVRSFRFRELRHINLAHCVQISEEGIVAMSLHCPALEEIDLSDCFLVNDRCVEAMTRNLLRLRLLKLVRLPLLTGASIDSLVCHCKALRYLHIRGCNRLPKDSPDRLRKIPTLRNVPKCCSE is encoded by the exons aTGCAGATGTCCATCGAAAGTTGGTTCAATCTGCACTACTACGGCTTTGGCCAGGAGGGCGCGTCCTCGAGCGAGGAGGACGAACAGGAGgaagacgaagaggacgatggGTCGAAGGGGGCACCGATCGAGGAGATCGATGACCGTGAGTTCCCGTTTCACGATGACGTGTTTTACATCAACGTGAAGGCGCCACGGGTCCGCACCGGTTTCGATAACCTGCCGATGGAG ATTTTAATTCacctctttcgctttctcaaCACGGTCGATCGCAACTCGGCGGCCCTCGCGTGCAAACGGTGGTTCGAGGCCATGGGCTACCGGGAGTTTCTGGGCGAGATGTGCTATCACTTCGAGGAGGTCAGCATCTGCGACGGTGCGCCACCGATCGCACTGTTTCTGCAGAGCTTCCGGCACTTCTGCAACATCAAGCTGACGAACGTGCGGTTCAACGGGTACTGCGAGTTCTGGGACCTTTTCGGGGAGTACATTCGCGAGATCACGTTCGCCAGCTGCGCCACCATCACGAAGTCGAAGCTGTCGATGATACTGAAGCGCCTACCGTTTCTGGAGAGCCTGGCGCTGGAGGAGTGTGACGAGCTGTTCAAAAGCTGGACCCCCGTGGACCGGAAGCGCGTCGagccggtgtgccggtgtcTGCAGAAGCTTGCCCTCCGCAGGAGCAGCTCGTTCACCGTCGACCACCTGGACTACCTGATCGCGATGGCGCCCAACCTGGCGTCGCTGGAGATCTCCAAGTGTCTGAAGCAGGTCGATGCGCCGACGCGCGTCAAAATTCTCACCTGCATCCTGGCCATCATGGAGCGCCGGAAGAAGAAGCTCCGCTCGGTCGACTTTAGCTACACCATGTACGACGATCTGTTTCTCAAGCAGTTCGCCGAGATCGAGAACATGTCGCTCAGCCAGATCAGTCTGTCGTTTTTCGAGCGCGCCCCGATCAAGGAACCGGGCATCATCGACATCCTGCGGTGCCACACCAACATCGTGCACCTGGACCTGTCGTCGTTCCTGAACCTGACCGACTTTGCGCTGATCGAAATAACCGGCTCGCTGTACCGGCTGCGGACGCTCAAGCTGAACGGATGCTGGCTGCTGACGGACTTTGGCGTCGAGTCCATCTACAAGCTCGACTGCCTCCGGGTGCTGGATCTGTCCGACTGCGACAAGATCAGTGATCGCGGGTTCATGAAGGCGATCGTTGACCGGCGGCGCGATTGCATGACCGAGCTGTACCTCAGCATGCTGCCCGGCCTCACGGACAGTGTGATGCTGAAGATCAGCTTGACGCTGCTGAATCTGGCCGTGATCGACTTCTGTGGCTCCGATTGCATGAACGACACGTCGGTACAGTTTCTGTTCTGCTACCTCAAGTTCCTTCGCGTGCTCCGTCTGAACGGGTGTGTTAAG ATATCGGACGCTGGACTGACCGGTGAGAATCTGCCCGTGGCCGTGATCGAGATTTGGGACGTACAGACGACGTTCGAGATCGCCGAGCTACGCAGCCTTCAGGAGCTGCAGCTATCCGGATGCTTCAAGGTGACGGACTTGGCGTTGGTACGCTCGTTCCGCTTTCGCGAACTACGCCACATCAATCTGGCCCACTGCGTGCAG ATATCTGAGGAGGGTATCGTGGCGATGTCACTCCACTGTCCGGCGCTGGAGGAGATCGACCTGAGTGACTGTTTCCTGGTCAACGATCGTTGCGTGGAAGCGATGACCAGGAACCTGCTGCGGCTACGGCTACTGAAGCTCGTCCGGCTACCGCTGCTCACGGGGGCCAGCATTGATTCGCTCGTGTGCCACTGCAAAGCCCTCCGGTATCTGCACATCCGCGGCTGCAACAGGCTGCCCAAGGACTCGCCGGACCGGTTACGGAAGATCCCCACGCTGCGTAACGTACCCAAGT GTTGCTCCGAATGA
- the LOC131216179 gene encoding F-box and leucine-rich repeat protein 13-like isoform X1 yields the protein MMDFFIAKNHNTPDPAVAVPAKLDSSAKPVNGKRVKKHKVPTIMVTPPTPPPEPVFSGFNYLPMELLLKIMKQISVDDRLACGQTCHRWMEAAHNYLPFGRRIIYKFTNINFCDYEPPIKTFLEAFRIFPRIAIKSCTFYGNSQFWPTFGEFVVELTIKNCLIRDTELLFVLENVPNLRQLKIEQCDELFRTWHFTKRLTCCESHFVLPDLADVSLANNDFLDELHFNKLMTLAPNIAHLDISNCFKMVAAHRRVAMVEHIMRFINMHQFQLQTLNFSGTLAIDDICLSTLSMIDGLSLETFSMTFCDKIPSAIIDLLRRQPDLNITHDLEWKVGRHPIKAPGFISFLVRQTNLVHLDLTSSLGITDEVMELITTCLPKLKTLKLRRCILVTDEGIMNIVNLQELEVLDLSNCYRISDHAMYRGVIGRKVKNFKELYLCELPTLSDYSLIQVTLNFEMIQILDLSNSPNAATDATMQYVNYYLVSLKQLYLHCCTKLTDSGLTGIDLPVKPMITWDKEETFPLDRLFKLRVLNLIGCYRITDLSLQEAFKLAELKELHLARCYQISEAGIGVLAETAKALEFVDLSECPNINDNCIEMLTRSLKRLRTLKVNKCPLLTSACLEIIGHNCSYLKFFHVSGCDRVKNPKKRLAHLPSLKAVYVEW from the exons atgatggatttttttattgccaaaaACCACAATACGCCGGACCCGGCCGTGGCGGTGCCGGCCAAGCTGGACTCTAGCGCGAAGCCAGTGAACGGAAAACGGGTTAAGAAGCACAAGGTACCAACGATCATGGTGACACCACCGACCCCTCCACCGGAACCCGTCTTCTCAGGATTCAACTATCTGCCGATGGAG CTGCTGCTGAAGATCATGAAACAAATCTCGGTCGACGATCGGCTTGCGTGCGGGCAAACGTGTCACCGGTGGATGGAAGCGGCCCACAACTACCTGCCGTTCGGGCGGCGCATCATTTACAAGTTCACGAACATCAACTTCTGTGACTACGAGCCGCCGATCAAGACGTTTCTGGAGGCATTCCGCATTTTCCCACGGATCGCAATCAAATCCTGCACCTTCTACGGCAACAGCCAGTTTTGGCCGACCTTTGGAGAGTTCGTGGTGGAGCTGACGATAAAGAACTGCCTGATCAGGGACACGGAGCTGCTGTTCGTCTTGGAGAACGTGCCAAATTTGCGTCAGCTCAAAATAGAGCAGTGCGACGAGCTGTTCCGAACGTGGCACTTCACCAAGCGCCTCACCTGCTGCGAGTCTCACTTTGTGCTGCCGGATTTGGCCGACGTGTCGCTCGCGAACAATGACTTCTTGGACGAGCTGCACTTCAACAAGCTGATGACGCTGGCCCCGAACATTGCGCATTTGGATATTTCGAACTGCTtcaaaatggtggccgccCATCGCCGGGTGGCCATGGTGGAGCACATCATGCGCTTCATCAACATGCACCAGTTCCAGCTGCAAACGCTCAACTTCAGCGGCACGCTCGCGATCGACGACATCTGCCTCAGCACGCTGTCCATGATCGATGGGCTCAGCCTGGAGACGTTCAGCATGACGTTCTGCGACAAGATCCCGTCGGCCATCATCGATCTGCTGCGCCGCCAGCCGGACCTGAACATCACGCACGATCTGGAGTGGAAGGTTGGCCGCCACCCGATCAAGGCGCCTGGGTTCATCAGTTTTCTCGTGCGCCAGACGAACCTCGTTCACCTGGACCTGACCTCGTCGCTAGGGATCACCGATGAGGTGATGGAGCTGATTACCACGTGTTTGCCGAAGCTGAAAACCCTCAAACTGCGCCGCTGCATCCTGGTGACCGACGAGGGCATCATGAACATCGTCAATCTGCAGGAGCTGGAGGTCCTGGATCTGTCCAACTGCTACCGCATCTCCGATCACGCAATGTACCGCGGTGTGATTGGCCGGAAGGTGAAGAATTTCAAGGAACTCTATCTGTGCGAGCTGCCCACGCTAAGCGACTACTCACTCATACAG GTGACGTTGAACTTTGAAATGATTCAAATCCTGGACCTTAGCAACAGCCCGAACGCGGCCACGGACGCCACGATGCAGTACGTAAACTACTATCTGGTTTCGCTGAAGCAACTGTATCTTCACTGCTGCACCAAGCTGACCGACTCCGGGCTCACGGGGATCGACCTACCGGTGAAGCCCATGATCACGTGGGACAAGGAGGAAACGTTCCCGCTAGACCGTCTGTTCAAGCTGCGCGTCCTGAACCTCATCGGGTGCTACCGGATCACCGATCTGTCGCTCCAGGAAGCCTTCAAGCTGGCCGAACTGAAGGAGCTCCACCTGGCACGCTGCTATCAG ATATCCGAAGCCGGCATCGGCGTGCTGGCGGAAACGGCCAAAGCGCTCGAGTTCGTGGATCTCAGCGAGTGTCCCAACATCAACGACAACTGCATCGAAATGCTGACCCGCAGCCTGAAGCGGCTGCGCACGCTGAAGGTGAACAAGTGCCCGCTGCTCACCAGTGCCTGCCTGGAGATCATTGGCCACAACTGTTCCTATCTGAAG TTCTTTCACGTAAGCGGCTGCGATCGGGTGAAGAATCCGAAGAAACGGTTAGCGCACCTTCCGTCCCTGAAAGCGGTCTACGTCGAGTGGTAG
- the LOC131216179 gene encoding F-box and leucine-rich repeat protein 13-like isoform X2, translating into MMDFFIAKNHNTPDPAVAVPAKLDSSAKPVNGKRVKKHKVPTIMVTPPTPPPEPVFSGFNYLPMELLLKIMKQISVDDRLACGQTCHRWMEAAHNYLPFGRRIIYKFTNINFCDYEPPIKTFLEAFRIFPRIAIKSCTFYGNSQFWPTFGEFVVELTIKNCLIRDTELLFVLENVPNLRQLKIEQCDELFRTWHFTKRLTCCESHFVLPDLADVSLANNDFLDELHFNKLMTLAPNIAHLDISNCFKMVAAHRRVAMVEHIMRFINMHQFQLQTLNFSGTLAIDDICLSTLSMIDGLSLETFSMTFCDKIPSAIIDLLRRQPDLNITHDLEWKVGRHPIKAPGFISFLVRQTNLVHLDLTSSLGITDEVMELITTCLPKLKTLKLRRCILVTDEGIMNIVNLQELEVLDLSNCYRISDHAMYRGVIGRKVKNFKELYLCELPTLSDYSLIQVTLNFEMIQILDLSNSPNAATDATMQYVNYYLVSLKQLYLHCCTKLTDSGLTGIDLPVKPMITWDKEETFPLDRLFKLRVLNLIGCYRITDLSLQEAFKLAELKELHLARCYQISEAGIGVLAETAKALEFVDLSECPNINDNCIEMLTRSLKRLRTLKVNKCPLLTSACLEIIGHNCSYLKFSYSSFT; encoded by the exons atgatggatttttttattgccaaaaACCACAATACGCCGGACCCGGCCGTGGCGGTGCCGGCCAAGCTGGACTCTAGCGCGAAGCCAGTGAACGGAAAACGGGTTAAGAAGCACAAGGTACCAACGATCATGGTGACACCACCGACCCCTCCACCGGAACCCGTCTTCTCAGGATTCAACTATCTGCCGATGGAG CTGCTGCTGAAGATCATGAAACAAATCTCGGTCGACGATCGGCTTGCGTGCGGGCAAACGTGTCACCGGTGGATGGAAGCGGCCCACAACTACCTGCCGTTCGGGCGGCGCATCATTTACAAGTTCACGAACATCAACTTCTGTGACTACGAGCCGCCGATCAAGACGTTTCTGGAGGCATTCCGCATTTTCCCACGGATCGCAATCAAATCCTGCACCTTCTACGGCAACAGCCAGTTTTGGCCGACCTTTGGAGAGTTCGTGGTGGAGCTGACGATAAAGAACTGCCTGATCAGGGACACGGAGCTGCTGTTCGTCTTGGAGAACGTGCCAAATTTGCGTCAGCTCAAAATAGAGCAGTGCGACGAGCTGTTCCGAACGTGGCACTTCACCAAGCGCCTCACCTGCTGCGAGTCTCACTTTGTGCTGCCGGATTTGGCCGACGTGTCGCTCGCGAACAATGACTTCTTGGACGAGCTGCACTTCAACAAGCTGATGACGCTGGCCCCGAACATTGCGCATTTGGATATTTCGAACTGCTtcaaaatggtggccgccCATCGCCGGGTGGCCATGGTGGAGCACATCATGCGCTTCATCAACATGCACCAGTTCCAGCTGCAAACGCTCAACTTCAGCGGCACGCTCGCGATCGACGACATCTGCCTCAGCACGCTGTCCATGATCGATGGGCTCAGCCTGGAGACGTTCAGCATGACGTTCTGCGACAAGATCCCGTCGGCCATCATCGATCTGCTGCGCCGCCAGCCGGACCTGAACATCACGCACGATCTGGAGTGGAAGGTTGGCCGCCACCCGATCAAGGCGCCTGGGTTCATCAGTTTTCTCGTGCGCCAGACGAACCTCGTTCACCTGGACCTGACCTCGTCGCTAGGGATCACCGATGAGGTGATGGAGCTGATTACCACGTGTTTGCCGAAGCTGAAAACCCTCAAACTGCGCCGCTGCATCCTGGTGACCGACGAGGGCATCATGAACATCGTCAATCTGCAGGAGCTGGAGGTCCTGGATCTGTCCAACTGCTACCGCATCTCCGATCACGCAATGTACCGCGGTGTGATTGGCCGGAAGGTGAAGAATTTCAAGGAACTCTATCTGTGCGAGCTGCCCACGCTAAGCGACTACTCACTCATACAG GTGACGTTGAACTTTGAAATGATTCAAATCCTGGACCTTAGCAACAGCCCGAACGCGGCCACGGACGCCACGATGCAGTACGTAAACTACTATCTGGTTTCGCTGAAGCAACTGTATCTTCACTGCTGCACCAAGCTGACCGACTCCGGGCTCACGGGGATCGACCTACCGGTGAAGCCCATGATCACGTGGGACAAGGAGGAAACGTTCCCGCTAGACCGTCTGTTCAAGCTGCGCGTCCTGAACCTCATCGGGTGCTACCGGATCACCGATCTGTCGCTCCAGGAAGCCTTCAAGCTGGCCGAACTGAAGGAGCTCCACCTGGCACGCTGCTATCAG ATATCCGAAGCCGGCATCGGCGTGCTGGCGGAAACGGCCAAAGCGCTCGAGTTCGTGGATCTCAGCGAGTGTCCCAACATCAACGACAACTGCATCGAAATGCTGACCCGCAGCCTGAAGCGGCTGCGCACGCTGAAGGTGAACAAGTGCCCGCTGCTCACCAGTGCCTGCCTGGAGATCATTGGCCACAACTGTTCCTATCTGAAG TTCTCCTACAGTTCTTTCACGTAA
- the LOC131214951 gene encoding F-box/LRR-repeat protein 2-like isoform X2 has translation MQMSIESWFNLHYYGFGQEGASSSEEDEQEEDEEDDGSKGAPIEEIDDREFPFHDDVFYINVKAPRVRTGFDNLPMEILIHLFRFLNTVDRNSAALACKRWFEAMGYREFLGEMCYHFEEVSICDGAPPIALFLQSFRHFCNIKLTNVRFNGYCEFWDLFGEYIREITFASCATITKSKLSMILKRLPFLESLALEECDELFKSWTPVDRKRVEPVCRCLQKLALRRSSSFTVDHLDYLIAMAPNLASLEISKCLKQVDAPTRVKILTCILAIMERRKKKLRSVDFSYTMYDDLFLKQFAEIENMSLSQISLSFFERAPIKEPGIIDILRCHTNIVHLDLSSFLNLTDFALIEITGSLYRLRTLKLNGCWLLTDFGVESIYKLDCLRVLDLSDCDKISDRGFMKAIVDRRRDCMTELYLSMLPGLTDSVMLKISLTLLNLAVIDFCGSDCMNDTSVQFLFCYLKFLRVLRLNGCVKISDAGLTGENLPVAVIEIWDVQTTFEIAELRSLQELQLSGCFKVTDLALVRSFRFRELRHINLAHCVQISEEGIVAMSLHCPALEEIDLSDCFLVNDRCVEAMTRNLLRLRLLKLVRLPLLTGASIDSLVCHCKALRYLHIRGCNRLPKDSPDRLRKIPTLRCSE, from the exons aTGCAGATGTCCATCGAAAGTTGGTTCAATCTGCACTACTACGGCTTTGGCCAGGAGGGCGCGTCCTCGAGCGAGGAGGACGAACAGGAGgaagacgaagaggacgatggGTCGAAGGGGGCACCGATCGAGGAGATCGATGACCGTGAGTTCCCGTTTCACGATGACGTGTTTTACATCAACGTGAAGGCGCCACGGGTCCGCACCGGTTTCGATAACCTGCCGATGGAG ATTTTAATTCacctctttcgctttctcaaCACGGTCGATCGCAACTCGGCGGCCCTCGCGTGCAAACGGTGGTTCGAGGCCATGGGCTACCGGGAGTTTCTGGGCGAGATGTGCTATCACTTCGAGGAGGTCAGCATCTGCGACGGTGCGCCACCGATCGCACTGTTTCTGCAGAGCTTCCGGCACTTCTGCAACATCAAGCTGACGAACGTGCGGTTCAACGGGTACTGCGAGTTCTGGGACCTTTTCGGGGAGTACATTCGCGAGATCACGTTCGCCAGCTGCGCCACCATCACGAAGTCGAAGCTGTCGATGATACTGAAGCGCCTACCGTTTCTGGAGAGCCTGGCGCTGGAGGAGTGTGACGAGCTGTTCAAAAGCTGGACCCCCGTGGACCGGAAGCGCGTCGagccggtgtgccggtgtcTGCAGAAGCTTGCCCTCCGCAGGAGCAGCTCGTTCACCGTCGACCACCTGGACTACCTGATCGCGATGGCGCCCAACCTGGCGTCGCTGGAGATCTCCAAGTGTCTGAAGCAGGTCGATGCGCCGACGCGCGTCAAAATTCTCACCTGCATCCTGGCCATCATGGAGCGCCGGAAGAAGAAGCTCCGCTCGGTCGACTTTAGCTACACCATGTACGACGATCTGTTTCTCAAGCAGTTCGCCGAGATCGAGAACATGTCGCTCAGCCAGATCAGTCTGTCGTTTTTCGAGCGCGCCCCGATCAAGGAACCGGGCATCATCGACATCCTGCGGTGCCACACCAACATCGTGCACCTGGACCTGTCGTCGTTCCTGAACCTGACCGACTTTGCGCTGATCGAAATAACCGGCTCGCTGTACCGGCTGCGGACGCTCAAGCTGAACGGATGCTGGCTGCTGACGGACTTTGGCGTCGAGTCCATCTACAAGCTCGACTGCCTCCGGGTGCTGGATCTGTCCGACTGCGACAAGATCAGTGATCGCGGGTTCATGAAGGCGATCGTTGACCGGCGGCGCGATTGCATGACCGAGCTGTACCTCAGCATGCTGCCCGGCCTCACGGACAGTGTGATGCTGAAGATCAGCTTGACGCTGCTGAATCTGGCCGTGATCGACTTCTGTGGCTCCGATTGCATGAACGACACGTCGGTACAGTTTCTGTTCTGCTACCTCAAGTTCCTTCGCGTGCTCCGTCTGAACGGGTGTGTTAAG ATATCGGACGCTGGACTGACCGGTGAGAATCTGCCCGTGGCCGTGATCGAGATTTGGGACGTACAGACGACGTTCGAGATCGCCGAGCTACGCAGCCTTCAGGAGCTGCAGCTATCCGGATGCTTCAAGGTGACGGACTTGGCGTTGGTACGCTCGTTCCGCTTTCGCGAACTACGCCACATCAATCTGGCCCACTGCGTGCAG ATATCTGAGGAGGGTATCGTGGCGATGTCACTCCACTGTCCGGCGCTGGAGGAGATCGACCTGAGTGACTGTTTCCTGGTCAACGATCGTTGCGTGGAAGCGATGACCAGGAACCTGCTGCGGCTACGGCTACTGAAGCTCGTCCGGCTACCGCTGCTCACGGGGGCCAGCATTGATTCGCTCGTGTGCCACTGCAAAGCCCTCCGGTATCTGCACATCCGCGGCTGCAACAGGCTGCCCAAGGACTCGCCGGACCGGTTACGGAAGATCCCCACGCTGC GTTGCTCCGAATGA